One part of the Lachnospiraceae bacterium JLR.KK002 genome encodes these proteins:
- the scpB gene encoding SMC-Scp complex subunit ScpB produces the protein MNLEKQEAIIEGILFAMGESVELSRLAEVLEVSPEEIRDILHGMMKRYEAENRGIEIMEIENAVQMCTKKEMYEYLIKIARQPKRHVLTDVLLETLSIIAYKQPITRLEIEKIRGVSCAHAVNKLMEYNLVCELGRLDAPGRPLLFGTTEEFLRSFGVQSIEELPVPDQDQLEEFKQQAEEEMNLKLNV, from the coding sequence ATGAATTTGGAGAAACAGGAAGCAATTATTGAAGGGATTTTATTCGCCATGGGGGAATCTGTGGAGCTGTCCAGACTGGCGGAAGTTCTGGAGGTCAGTCCGGAGGAAATCCGGGATATTTTACATGGTATGATGAAACGGTATGAAGCGGAAAACCGCGGAATTGAGATTATGGAAATTGAAAATGCCGTTCAGATGTGTACCAAAAAAGAAATGTACGAATATCTGATAAAAATTGCCCGGCAGCCCAAACGCCATGTGCTGACCGATGTGCTTTTGGAGACACTGTCTATTATTGCCTACAAACAGCCCATTACCAGGCTGGAAATTGAAAAGATACGGGGAGTGAGCTGTGCTCATGCGGTCAATAAACTGATGGAATATAATCTGGTCTGTGAACTGGGCAGGCTGGACGCGCCGGGAAGGCCTCTGCTGTTCGGGACTACGGAGGAATTCTTAAGAAGTTTCGGAGTTCAGTCCATTGAAGAACTTCCGGTGCCGGATCAGGATCAGCTGGAAGAATTTAAGCAGCAGGCAGAAGAAGAGATGAATCTGAAGCTGAATGTTTAA
- a CDS encoding LysR family transcriptional regulator codes for MELRVLQYFLAVAREQSIVRAAESLHLSQPTLSTQIKAMEEELGRQLLIRGTKGSRKVTLTEEGMILRKRAEEILNLVHKTEREISLSDEVVVGDVYIGTGETDAVRLIAKAARELYQTYPGIHYHIASGNAVFVMEQLEKGLIDFGLVFGAVDQAKYNHIKIPLTEVWGVLMRKDSPLAAKSDISPEDLWDKPLILSRQEDSSGALASWMQREISELEVVATYNLLFNASLMVDEGLGYAIGFDKIINTSGNSNLCFRPLNPRREVGMCIIWKKYQVFSKASEKFMAQLNETQKEII; via the coding sequence ATGGAATTACGTGTACTTCAATATTTTCTTGCAGTGGCAAGGGAACAAAGCATTGTCCGCGCAGCAGAATCCCTCCATCTTTCCCAGCCAACCCTTTCCACTCAGATCAAGGCAATGGAGGAAGAACTGGGCAGGCAGCTTTTAATCCGCGGCACCAAAGGTTCCAGAAAAGTCACATTGACAGAAGAAGGCATGATCCTTAGAAAGCGTGCGGAAGAAATTTTAAACCTCGTCCATAAAACAGAACGTGAAATTTCGCTTTCGGACGAAGTTGTCGTTGGGGATGTCTATATTGGAACCGGCGAAACGGACGCTGTCCGTCTGATAGCAAAAGCCGCGAGGGAACTATACCAGACATATCCGGGAATCCACTACCACATCGCAAGCGGCAATGCAGTTTTTGTAATGGAGCAGCTTGAAAAAGGGCTGATTGATTTCGGCCTTGTGTTTGGTGCCGTAGATCAGGCAAAATATAATCATATTAAGATACCGCTTACAGAAGTCTGGGGCGTGCTGATGAGGAAAGATTCTCCTCTTGCTGCAAAATCGGATATTTCTCCGGAAGATTTATGGGACAAACCGCTGATCCTGTCAAGGCAGGAAGATTCATCCGGTGCATTGGCGTCCTGGATGCAGCGTGAAATATCAGAATTGGAGGTTGTCGCGACTTATAACCTGCTTTTTAATGCTTCCCTGATGGTAGATGAGGGCCTGGGCTACGCGATTGGATTCGATAAAATCATTAATACTTCCGGAAACAGCAATCTCTGTTTCCGCCCTCTCAACCCACGAAGGGAAGTTGGAATGTGCATTATATGGAAAAAATACCAGGTGTTTTCTAAAGCGTCTGAAAAATTCATGGCACAACTGAATGAAACGCAGAAAGAAATTATTTAA
- a CDS encoding cyclophilin-like fold protein, producing MHDYGSFEKVGETGNTLPRNDERITTEPGDVILYPGTSITIY from the coding sequence ATGCATGACTACGGCAGTTTTGAGAAGGTTGGTGAAACAGGGAATACGCTGCCGAGGAACGATGAGCGGATTACAACGGAACCAGGAGATGTGATTCTTTACCCCGGTACGAGTATTACGATTTATTAA
- a CDS encoding lactate utilization protein translates to MTPAETYYENLAKTTMKNLEKRHFECHYCKTAEEAVTLASELVPSDSTVSFGGSMTLAESGMADALRQRDDITLLDRSKAGTPEEVKEIYHKSLNADYYFMSSNAITAEGELVNIDGTGNRVGALIYGPEHVIILAGMNKVSPTLEEAVSRIKNVASPLNANRLNRNTPCAATGLCADCLSPDCICSHTVITRKSAPEKRIKIILIGEPLGY, encoded by the coding sequence ATGACCCCAGCAGAAACTTATTACGAAAACCTTGCCAAAACCACCATGAAAAATCTGGAAAAGCGCCATTTTGAATGCCATTACTGCAAAACTGCCGAAGAAGCTGTAACACTTGCTTCTGAACTGGTGCCCTCCGACAGTACCGTTTCTTTCGGAGGCTCCATGACTCTGGCAGAATCCGGTATGGCTGACGCGTTAAGACAGCGCGATGATATTACGCTGCTTGACCGCAGCAAAGCCGGCACCCCGGAAGAAGTAAAGGAAATTTACCACAAATCCCTGAATGCCGACTATTATTTTATGAGCAGCAACGCCATCACGGCCGAGGGGGAACTGGTGAACATCGACGGCACCGGAAACCGGGTGGGCGCCCTGATTTACGGGCCGGAACATGTGATTATCCTGGCAGGTATGAACAAAGTAAGTCCCACACTGGAAGAAGCAGTTTCCCGTATAAAAAATGTGGCTTCTCCCCTCAATGCCAACCGCCTGAACCGGAATACCCCCTGTGCCGCTACCGGATTATGCGCCGACTGTTTGAGTCCGGACTGTATCTGTTCTCATACGGTCATCACCAGAAAAAGTGCGCCGGAAAAGCGGATTAAAATCATTTTAATCGGGGAACCTCTCGGATATTAA
- a CDS encoding class I SAM-dependent methyltransferase — protein MYHSRRTDNYFSFDRNQEVKHMFWDKVSGMYDLFETLYNGKVYAQLGKDVAEWIEPEDTALECACGTGEITGQIAPLCRKVIATDYSLGMLRQAKRKCRKYSNVKIRRADMTNLKCRDNAADKVVAGNVIHLLEDPRLAIRELERVCKPGGNVIIPTYINIERKGRVKLFVKAFQWLGAEFRRQFDYESYQELKEGSKISIAGEKK, from the coding sequence GTGTATCACAGCCGGAGGACAGACAATTATTTTTCTTTTGACAGGAACCAGGAGGTAAAACATATGTTTTGGGACAAGGTATCAGGTATGTATGACCTGTTTGAGACGTTATATAACGGAAAAGTTTATGCACAGCTGGGAAAAGATGTGGCTGAATGGATAGAGCCGGAGGACACCGCGCTGGAATGCGCCTGCGGAACCGGAGAAATTACAGGGCAGATAGCGCCGTTGTGCCGTAAAGTGATTGCCACCGATTATTCCCTGGGAATGCTCAGACAGGCAAAACGGAAATGCAGAAAATATTCCAATGTAAAAATCAGGCGGGCAGATATGACAAATTTAAAATGCAGAGACAATGCTGCTGACAAAGTTGTGGCCGGAAATGTGATTCATCTGCTGGAAGACCCCCGTCTGGCCATACGGGAACTGGAACGGGTATGCAAACCAGGCGGAAATGTGATCATACCTACCTATATAAATATAGAAAGAAAAGGAAGGGTGAAGCTGTTTGTAAAAGCATTTCAATGGCTGGGGGCAGAGTTCCGGCGGCAGTTTGATTATGAAAGCTATCAGGAATTGAAAGAGGGCAGTAAAATTTCAATTGCAGGAGAAAAAAAGTGA
- a CDS encoding ABC transporter ATP-binding protein has translation MERKLKKLASYYRPYLPLFLADMFFAILGAGVTLVIPLIVRYITNHVITMEAGAALHKIAGLAVLMLVLVAVECFCNYFIANYGHVMGAKIEYDMRAEIFGHYQKLSFSFFNNQKVGQLMSRITSDLFDISELLHHGPEDLVISVIKIVGSFVILLNIDVKLTMIAFAFIPVMLVYAMYFNTRMKRAFKRNRVKIAEINSQIEDNLSGIRVVKSFANEEVELDKFEEGNQGFLAAKKNSYRYMAGYHSGLGALTTLITIVVLVSGAVLITNGQVSVTDLITFLLYINTFTEPVKKLINFTEQFQNGYTGYERFMEMMAIAPDIADRPGAVELKHVKGDISFDNVSFHYEENTETVLNHINLEVEAGAYMALVGSSGAGKSTLCSLIPRFYDVTGGAVKIDGQDIRDVTLKSLRSQIGIVQQDVYLFVGTVMDNIRYGRPGATREEVMEAAKSANAHEFIMALPDGYDTDIGQRGVKLSGGQKQRLSIARVFLKNPPILIFDEATSALDNESEKVVQESLEKLAKNRTTFVIAHRLSTIRNAEKILVLTDSGIEEEGSHRELLEKDGIYAKLYSMQFAG, from the coding sequence ATGGAACGAAAACTGAAAAAGCTGGCATCCTATTACAGGCCCTACCTGCCCTTATTTCTTGCAGATATGTTTTTTGCAATTCTGGGTGCAGGGGTGACATTAGTAATTCCTTTGATTGTACGTTATATTACAAATCATGTGATTACCATGGAAGCGGGGGCGGCGCTGCATAAGATTGCGGGACTGGCAGTTCTGATGCTGGTGCTTGTTGCGGTGGAATGTTTCTGCAATTATTTTATTGCCAATTACGGCCATGTGATGGGAGCAAAGATTGAGTATGACATGCGGGCGGAGATTTTCGGTCACTACCAGAAGCTGTCATTCTCTTTTTTCAACAATCAGAAAGTGGGACAGCTTATGTCCAGAATCACCAGTGATTTGTTTGACATCAGCGAGCTGTTGCATCACGGGCCGGAGGATCTGGTGATTTCTGTCATCAAGATTGTGGGTTCCTTTGTAATTTTACTGAATATTGATGTGAAACTCACCATGATAGCTTTTGCCTTTATACCGGTCATGCTGGTGTACGCCATGTATTTTAATACCAGGATGAAACGGGCTTTTAAGCGGAACCGGGTAAAAATTGCAGAAATCAACAGCCAGATTGAGGATAACCTGTCCGGCATCCGGGTGGTGAAATCCTTTGCCAATGAGGAAGTGGAACTGGACAAGTTTGAAGAAGGAAATCAGGGATTTCTGGCGGCCAAAAAGAACAGTTACCGCTACATGGCCGGATATCATTCCGGTCTCGGCGCCCTGACCACACTGATAACCATTGTGGTGCTGGTATCCGGCGCAGTGCTGATTACCAACGGTCAGGTCAGTGTGACAGATTTGATTACCTTTCTTCTGTATATTAATACCTTTACGGAGCCGGTGAAAAAGCTGATTAACTTCACGGAGCAGTTCCAGAACGGCTATACCGGATACGAGCGTTTTATGGAAATGATGGCTATTGCGCCGGATATTGCGGACCGGCCGGGGGCTGTGGAGCTGAAACATGTCAAAGGAGATATTTCCTTTGACAACGTATCTTTTCATTATGAAGAAAATACGGAAACGGTGCTGAACCACATTAACCTGGAGGTAGAAGCAGGGGCTTACATGGCTCTGGTGGGTTCCTCCGGTGCAGGAAAAAGTACCCTGTGCAGCCTGATTCCCCGGTTCTATGATGTGACGGGCGGCGCCGTGAAAATTGACGGACAGGACATCCGGGATGTGACTTTAAAGAGCCTGCGCAGTCAGATTGGCATTGTGCAGCAGGATGTGTACCTGTTTGTGGGTACGGTCATGGACAATATTCGTTACGGAAGGCCGGGAGCTACCAGAGAGGAAGTAATGGAAGCGGCCAAAAGCGCCAATGCCCATGAATTTATTATGGCCCTGCCGGACGGGTATGATACGGATATCGGCCAGCGGGGCGTGAAACTTTCCGGCGGCCAGAAGCAGAGATTGTCTATTGCAAGGGTATTTTTGAAAAATCCGCCCATACTGATATTTGACGAGGCAACCTCAGCGCTGGATAACGAAAGTGAAAAAGTGGTGCAGGAATCTCTGGAAAAACTGGCGAAAAACCGTACCACCTTTGTGATTGCCCACCGCCTGTCTACCATACGGAATGCAGAGAAAATACTGGTGCTGACAGACAGCGGAATCGAAGAAGAAGGAAGCCACAGAGAATTACTGGAAAAAGACGGCATTTATGCAAAGCTCTACAGTATGCAGTTTGCCGGATAG
- a CDS encoding phosphatidylglycerol lysyltransferase domain-containing protein, with protein sequence MEIEFKKIGLEDRELIENYLNRKTYRSCELIFPNIYLWSRKYPTDFAVVEDTLVFRGTLDNGEPSITFPAGEPEQIRKAMDVMMEWFRQQQKEFHMHLVQEQEFELLEQWYPGKFQIAYDRDSADYVYETEKLTTLAGKKLHGKRNHINKFKENYPDWVYEPVTGENVEECFQMALKWREEAECDQDEEKRAEMCVTLNALRLLEELQLKGGLLRTEPEGEIVAFTIGEPLNPDTFVVHIEKAFAEIQGAYPMINQQFVAHEAQDYRYVNREEDTGAEGLRKAKLSYRPVFLVEKGMVTCCDSLL encoded by the coding sequence ATGGAAATCGAATTTAAGAAAATCGGACTGGAAGACCGGGAATTAATTGAGAACTATCTGAACCGGAAAACATATCGGAGCTGCGAACTGATTTTCCCGAATATTTACCTCTGGAGCCGGAAATATCCCACGGATTTTGCGGTGGTGGAAGATACGCTGGTATTTCGGGGAACTCTGGATAACGGGGAACCCAGCATTACCTTTCCGGCAGGGGAGCCGGAACAGATTCGGAAAGCAATGGATGTGATGATGGAATGGTTCCGGCAGCAGCAGAAGGAATTTCACATGCACCTGGTACAGGAGCAGGAATTTGAACTGCTGGAACAGTGGTATCCGGGAAAATTTCAGATTGCATACGACAGGGATTCCGCCGATTATGTGTACGAAACGGAGAAACTTACCACCCTTGCAGGCAAAAAGCTCCATGGAAAACGGAACCATATCAATAAATTTAAGGAAAATTATCCTGACTGGGTGTACGAACCTGTGACCGGGGAAAATGTGGAAGAATGTTTCCAGATGGCTTTGAAATGGCGTGAAGAAGCGGAATGCGACCAGGATGAAGAAAAGCGGGCGGAGATGTGTGTAACTCTGAATGCCCTGCGCCTTCTGGAGGAGCTGCAGTTAAAGGGCGGCCTGCTGCGGACAGAGCCGGAAGGGGAAATTGTTGCATTTACCATCGGGGAACCCTTGAATCCCGATACCTTTGTGGTGCATATTGAAAAAGCCTTTGCGGAGATTCAGGGGGCGTATCCCATGATAAATCAGCAGTTTGTGGCTCATGAGGCCCAGGATTACCGATATGTGAACCGGGAGGAGGACACAGGAGCAGAGGGGCTTCGGAAAGCGAAGCTGTCTTACCGGCCGGTATTTCTGGTGGAAAAAGGAATGGTAACCTGTTGTGATTCGCTATTGTAA
- a CDS encoding CobW family GTP-binding protein: protein MTKIDIISGFLGAGKTTFIKKMLEDVFQGEKIVLIENEFGEIGIDGGFLKDSGIEISELNSGCICCSLVGDFGKNLREVMERFHPDRILIEPSGVGKLSDVMKSVREVEAENEVKLNGRITVVNTAKAIRQMKAFGEFFNNQIEYATVIVLSRTQNVKPEQTELVVKTIREKNPDAAVITTPWDEIDGKQIYKVIEQQKSLEEELVEEQKHHHEHDRHHEHEHHHEHEHHEHEHHHEHDHHDHDHHHEHEHEHDHHHEHEHDHHEHDHGPDCTCGCHDHDHHHHADEIFTSWGRETPHVFTRDTIEHAMKAFCDTEDYGTILRAKGMVPAEDGTWIYFDMVDGEYELRTGEPDYTGRLCVIGTDMKEEKLAELFGI, encoded by the coding sequence ATGACGAAGATTGATATTATTTCAGGATTTTTAGGCGCAGGAAAGACAACCTTTATCAAAAAAATGCTGGAGGATGTATTTCAGGGTGAAAAAATCGTATTGATTGAAAATGAATTTGGAGAAATCGGCATTGACGGAGGATTTCTGAAAGATTCCGGTATTGAAATCAGCGAGCTGAATTCCGGCTGTATCTGCTGTTCCCTGGTGGGGGATTTCGGGAAAAACCTGCGGGAAGTGATGGAGCGGTTTCATCCGGACCGGATTCTCATTGAGCCCTCCGGCGTGGGAAAACTTTCTGATGTAATGAAATCTGTACGGGAAGTGGAAGCGGAGAACGAAGTGAAGCTGAACGGACGGATTACCGTGGTTAATACAGCCAAAGCCATCAGGCAGATGAAAGCCTTCGGTGAATTTTTCAATAACCAGATTGAATACGCCACGGTAATTGTGTTAAGCCGTACACAGAATGTGAAACCGGAGCAGACGGAACTGGTGGTAAAAACCATCCGGGAGAAAAATCCGGATGCCGCTGTGATTACCACGCCCTGGGATGAGATTGACGGAAAACAGATTTATAAAGTAATCGAACAGCAGAAATCACTGGAAGAAGAACTGGTGGAAGAACAGAAACACCATCATGAGCACGACCGTCATCATGAGCATGAGCACCATCATGAGCATGAGCATCACGAGCATGAGCACCATCATGAGCACGATCATCACGACCATGATCATCATCACGAGCATGAGCATGAGCATGACCATCATCATGAGCATGAACACGACCATCATGAGCACGACCATGGGCCGGACTGTACCTGCGGCTGTCACGACCATGATCATCACCATCATGCAGATGAAATTTTCACAAGCTGGGGCAGAGAGACGCCTCACGTATTTACCAGAGATACCATTGAACATGCCATGAAAGCATTTTGTGATACGGAAGATTATGGTACCATTTTAAGGGCAAAGGGCATGGTTCCGGCAGAAGACGGTACCTGGATTTATTTTGATATGGTAGACGGAGAGTATGAGCTGCGCACCGGGGAACCGGATTACACCGGAAGGCTCTGTGTAATTGGAACGGACATGAAAGAAGAAAAACTGGCAGAGCTGTTTGGAATATAG
- a CDS encoding GTP-binding protein, whose translation MEIPVYLFSGFMDSGKSSLIRETLIDGNFSENGKTLLILCEEGEVEFEEEELRNVNTELAIIEEEEGFTGEKLEELGKAYRPDQVFIEYNGTWQMSTFLEMKLPKNWVLVQSLATVDASTFEMYLANMRAMIMEQLFAADVVIINRCTDDTPKGKFRRAIKVLNRKAQIAYEREDGTIDENDMEELPYDLNQDVIEITDMDYGIWYMDALDDPKKYEGKKVRFLALVYRPEKLKKGVFIPGRFAMTCCADDITFVGFKCKYDKAAEISHKSWITITAEMKNEFALEYRGKGPVLYALEIQPAEKPEDELIYFS comes from the coding sequence ATGGAAATTCCGGTATATTTGTTTTCCGGCTTTATGGACAGCGGGAAAAGCTCTCTGATACGGGAGACGCTGATTGACGGAAATTTCAGCGAAAATGGAAAAACGCTGCTGATTCTCTGTGAAGAGGGAGAAGTGGAATTTGAAGAAGAGGAATTACGGAACGTAAACACCGAACTGGCAATAATAGAAGAAGAGGAAGGATTTACCGGAGAAAAACTGGAGGAGCTTGGCAAAGCATACCGCCCGGATCAGGTATTTATCGAATACAACGGAACCTGGCAGATGTCCACATTTCTGGAGATGAAGCTGCCCAAAAACTGGGTGCTGGTACAGTCTCTGGCTACGGTGGACGCTTCCACCTTTGAAATGTATCTGGCCAATATGCGGGCCATGATTATGGAACAGCTTTTTGCGGCAGATGTGGTTATTATCAACCGTTGTACCGATGACACTCCCAAAGGGAAATTTCGCCGGGCCATCAAGGTGCTGAACCGGAAAGCTCAGATTGCCTATGAGCGGGAGGACGGAACCATAGACGAGAATGATATGGAAGAATTGCCCTATGACCTGAATCAGGATGTGATTGAGATTACAGACATGGATTATGGCATCTGGTATATGGATGCTCTGGATGATCCAAAAAAATATGAGGGAAAAAAGGTGCGGTTCCTGGCTCTGGTGTACCGTCCGGAGAAGCTGAAAAAAGGCGTGTTTATTCCGGGAAGGTTTGCCATGACCTGCTGTGCGGATGATATTACCTTTGTGGGCTTCAAATGCAAATATGACAAAGCCGCAGAGATTTCTCATAAATCCTGGATTACCATTACCGCGGAAATGAAGAATGAATTTGCACTGGAATACCGGGGAAAAGGCCCTGTCCTGTACGCATTGGAGATACAGCCGGCGGAGAAGCCGGAAGATGAGCTGATTTATTTCAGCTGA
- a CDS encoding C-GCAxxG-C-C family protein: MYFEESRYGQIAEDNFKKGYNCSQAVFLAFSDLHGMDEKTAARLSSSFGGGMGRLREVCGSVSGMFLTAGILYGYDTPGDMQGKKEHYERIQQLAAAFEQENGSIVCRELLGLNRKKDEPTPAERTEEYYKKRPCGKLVRMAAAIMEQYIEEHPLD, translated from the coding sequence ATGTATTTTGAAGAGAGCCGATACGGACAGATAGCAGAAGACAATTTCAAAAAAGGATATAATTGCAGCCAGGCGGTTTTTCTGGCCTTTTCAGATTTGCATGGTATGGATGAGAAAACAGCGGCCAGGCTCAGTTCCTCTTTCGGCGGGGGAATGGGCAGGCTGCGGGAGGTCTGCGGCTCCGTCAGCGGTATGTTTCTGACAGCGGGAATCCTGTATGGATATGATACGCCGGGAGACATGCAGGGTAAAAAAGAGCACTATGAGAGAATCCAGCAGCTTGCGGCGGCCTTTGAGCAGGAAAATGGCTCCATTGTCTGCCGGGAACTGCTGGGGCTGAACCGGAAAAAGGATGAGCCGACACCGGCGGAACGAACAGAAGAATACTATAAAAAACGTCCCTGCGGGAAATTAGTCCGGATGGCCGCTGCTATTATGGAGCAGTATATAGAAGAACATCCCCTGGACTGA
- the groES gene encoding co-chaperone GroES codes for MKLVPLGDRVVLKQCEAEETTKSGIILAGSAQEKPQEAEVVAVGPGGMVDGKEVTMQVKEGDKVIYSKYAGNEVKIDGEEFIIVKQNDILAIVEN; via the coding sequence ATGAAATTAGTACCATTAGGCGACAGAGTTGTATTAAAACAGTGCGAAGCAGAGGAAACCACCAAGTCCGGTATTATTCTGGCAGGAAGTGCACAGGAGAAACCTCAGGAAGCAGAAGTTGTGGCAGTAGGACCTGGCGGAATGGTAGACGGTAAAGAAGTAACCATGCAGGTAAAAGAAGGCGATAAGGTTATTTACTCCAAATATGCAGGAAATGAAGTAAAAATTGACGGGGAAGAATTCATTATTGTGAAACAGAATGATATTCTTGCAATTGTAGAGAACTAA
- the groL gene encoding chaperonin GroEL (60 kDa chaperone family; promotes refolding of misfolded polypeptides especially under stressful conditions; forms two stacked rings of heptamers to form a barrel-shaped 14mer; ends can be capped by GroES; misfolded proteins enter the barrel where they are refolded when GroES binds) has product MAKELKYGTEARAALEAGVDKLADTVRVTLGPKGRNVVLDKSFGAPLITNDGVTIAKEIELEDAFENMGAQLVKEVATKTNDVAGDGTTTATVLAQAMIKEGMKNLEAGANPIVLRRGMKKATEKAIESIAAMSQKVNGKDQIAKVAAISAGDEEVGNLVADAMEKVSNDGVITIEESKTMQTELDLVEGMQFDRGYISAYMATDMDKMEAVLDDPYILITDKKISNIQEILPLLEQVVQSGARLLIIAEDIEGEALTTLIVNKLRGTFNVVAVKAPGYGDRRKAMLEDIAILTGGQVISEEVGLELKETTMDQLGRAKSVKVQKENTIIVDGEGNKDAISARVAQIRTQIDETTSEFDKEKLQERLAKLAGGVAVIRVGAATETEMKESKLRMEDALNSTRAAVEEGIIAGGGSAYIHAAKEVAKLAEGMDGDEKTGAKVILKALESPLFYIAANAGLEGAVIINKVKESEPGVGFDATKEEYVNMVEAGILDPVKVTRSALQNATSVASTLLTTESVVANIKEDVPAMPAGGAGGMGMM; this is encoded by the coding sequence ATGGCAAAAGAATTAAAATATGGCACAGAAGCCAGAGCAGCATTAGAGGCCGGTGTGGATAAACTGGCAGATACCGTAAGAGTAACCCTTGGACCCAAAGGAAGGAACGTGGTTCTGGATAAATCTTTCGGCGCTCCCCTGATTACCAACGACGGTGTGACCATTGCAAAAGAAATTGAGCTGGAAGACGCATTTGAGAATATGGGTGCACAGCTTGTAAAAGAAGTGGCAACAAAAACCAATGATGTTGCCGGAGACGGAACTACCACAGCTACCGTTCTGGCACAGGCAATGATTAAAGAAGGTATGAAGAACCTGGAAGCAGGCGCTAATCCAATCGTTCTGCGCCGGGGTATGAAAAAGGCTACTGAGAAAGCCATTGAATCTATTGCAGCCATGAGCCAGAAAGTAAACGGCAAGGATCAGATTGCAAAGGTAGCAGCTATCTCTGCAGGTGATGAAGAAGTCGGAAATCTGGTAGCAGACGCTATGGAGAAAGTTTCCAACGACGGTGTAATTACCATTGAGGAATCCAAAACCATGCAGACAGAGCTGGATCTGGTAGAAGGTATGCAGTTTGACCGCGGTTATATTTCCGCATATATGGCAACCGACATGGATAAGATGGAAGCGGTACTGGATGATCCCTATATCCTGATTACCGATAAGAAAATCAGCAATATTCAGGAAATCCTGCCTCTGCTGGAGCAGGTGGTACAGTCCGGAGCAAGACTGCTGATTATCGCTGAAGATATCGAGGGCGAAGCACTTACCACATTGATTGTAAACAAACTCCGTGGTACGTTCAACGTAGTAGCTGTAAAAGCACCGGGATATGGCGACAGAAGAAAAGCAATGCTGGAGGATATCGCAATCCTTACAGGCGGACAGGTGATTTCCGAGGAAGTAGGCCTTGAGTTAAAAGAGACCACCATGGATCAGCTGGGACGTGCAAAATCTGTAAAAGTACAGAAAGAGAATACCATTATCGTAGACGGAGAGGGCAACAAAGACGCTATTTCCGCAAGAGTTGCACAGATTCGTACGCAGATTGATGAGACCACCTCTGAATTTGATAAAGAAAAATTACAGGAAAGACTTGCAAAACTGGCAGGCGGCGTAGCTGTTATCCGGGTAGGAGCAGCAACTGAGACAGAGATGAAAGAAAGCAAACTCCGTATGGAAGACGCACTGAACTCCACCAGAGCAGCAGTAGAAGAAGGAATTATTGCAGGCGGCGGTTCCGCATATATCCATGCGGCAAAAGAAGTGGCAAAACTGGCAGAGGGCATGGACGGAGATGAGAAGACAGGTGCAAAGGTAATCTTAAAAGCACTGGAATCCCCATTGTTCTATATTGCAGCAAACGCAGGTCTGGAAGGAGCAGTTATTATCAATAAAGTAAAAGAATCTGAGCCGGGCGTTGGATTCGACGCAACAAAAGAAGAATATGTCAATATGGTAGAAGCAGGAATTCTGGATCCGGTTAAGGTAACCAGAAGCGCACTGCAGAACGCTACCTCCGTAGCGTCCACACTGCTGACCACAGAGTCCGTAGTGGCAAATATCAAAGAAGACGTACCTGCAATGCCGGCAGGCGGTGCAGGCGGAATGGGAATGATGTAA